One segment of Rhipicephalus sanguineus isolate Rsan-2018 chromosome 6, BIME_Rsan_1.4, whole genome shotgun sequence DNA contains the following:
- the LOC119396705 gene encoding protein argonaute-2 codes for MDGAGSSSGGNVSSASQGTRPEYARQPNVKVNHFELKIQGKIVVYRYRVEIMEVDNDGQPLGESEDIWTSKKLRIFKEFARNELHNHHPIFDGQECFYSTIDLGLDQMEFVNESESNDGRRYKVRIHDKKKQEHSGHGTSLTSEFVQVLDVAIRCALSKKRKRIGRLLLHEEVDDHLVKIFGQQGLQPYRGILTSVRPGQSAMFLNVDTLLTGFYKTCPLTDLLPSSGNAGNTIDWQLDKDDMAFLKSLKGCKVEVKHLPYKRVRTIESITTKTAKEQELEEPSGSTRENKDRKIVAKNIAEYFNRYGGLRYPNLPCVKVTSRRTCYYPLEMCFLQWGQKGTSKLPGQLARPKERFELAEKVVKELNVKPSEYLDPFIERIVPEPVQTGYKIVSTSQTSRTMQVEGEVKWMIVNMCTESNHIGALLTGLVSRGAEMGVDMLAAKDVKIRAASTIDENLIKYLKAADFKLVLFILDSKNSDHYPHIKYLAEIKYGLQTQCVVYDKRITTPSFQKNVIRKIKAKLGYVDKAMPATINEFVFKDVLVMGADVSHHSPNDSKPSVAAIVASIDDRASRYVAVIRPQEKANDKKRVEIILYMKSVVEELFGHYKKENPGKIPKHILLYRDGVSEGEFEKVRTHELADLQSACTEVFQCIPQITFLTVQKRHRTRFMRGHDSNVPPGTVVETTITRPADNEFFLCSHTPIQGTARPAHYRVIADDYGFKPETLQKITFSLCHMYARCVTPVSIPAPVYYAHLAAARASCYMKVTQVDTNPIIIEKDLRDQMFFI; via the coding sequence ATGGACGGTGCCGGATCGTCCAGTGGCGGAAATGTCTCGTCCGCTTCCCAAGGCACTCGCCCCGAGTACGCCAGGCAGCCGAATGTCAAGGTGAATCACTTCGAGCTTAAGATACAGGGCAAAATAGTGGTGTACCGCTACAGGGTTGAAATTATGGAAGTTGACAACGATGGGCAGCCTCTAGGAGAAAGCGAGGATATTTGGACTTCCAAAAAACTGCGAATATTCAAAGAGTTCGCCCGCAACGAACTCCATAATCACCACCCCATTTTCGACGGCCAGGAATGTTTTTACTCGACTATCGACCTGGGCCTGGACCAGATGGAATTTGTCAACGAGAGTGAATCTAACGATGGACGTCGTTACAAAGTCCGTATCCATGACAAGAAAAAGCAGGAACATTCCGGTCACGGGACATCCCTGACCTCAGAGTTTGTGCAAGTGCTTGACGTAGCAATACGCTGCGCTCTCTCCAAAAAGCGCAAGCGCATTGGCAGGCTCCTGTTGCACGAAGAGGTCGACGACCACTTGGTCAAAATATTCGGTCAGCAAGGCTTGCAACCCTACCGCGGCATCCTCACCAGCGTCCGCCCGGGACAGTCGGCAATGTTCCTAAACGTGGACACGCTACTGACTGGCTTTTACAAGACCTGCCCGCTCACCGATCTGCTGCCGAGTTCAGGCAACGCTGGTAACACGATAGATTGGCAACTTGACAAGGATGACATGGCATTTCTCAAAAGCCTAAAGGGCTGCAAGGTGGAAGTCAAGCACCTGCCTTACAAACGCGTTCGCACAATCGAGTCTATCACGACGAAAACCGCCAAGGAACAAGAGCTCGAGGAACCGAGCGGCTCGACTCGAGAGAATAAGGATCGCAAGATTGTTGCAAAGAATATAGCAGAGTACTTCAACAGATACGGTGGACTTCGGTACCCCAATCTTCCCTGCGTGAAGGTGACCAGTAGAAGGACATGCTACTATCCTCTTGAAATGTGCTTCTTGCAGTGGGGACAAAAGGGCACCAGCAAACTACCGGGTCAGTTGGCGCGTCCTAAAGAAAGGTTTGAGCTTGCCGAAAAGGTTgtaaaagaattgaatgttaagCCCAGCGAATACTTGGATCCCTTCATCGAACGTATCGTTCCAGAACCTGTCCAGACAGGCTATAAAATTGTAAGCACCTCGCAGACTAGTCGCACGATGCAGGTTGAAGGCGAAGTCAAATGGATGATAGTGAACATGTGTACAGAGTCCAACCATATCGGCGCCTTGCTAACCGGTCTAGTATCCCGAGGAGCTGAAATGGGTGTTGATATGCTCGCGGCCAAGGATGTTAAAATTCGGGCAGCTTCGACGATTGACGAGAATCTAATCAAATACTTGAAAGCAGCTGATTTTAAATTAGTTCTCTTCATTTTGGATAGCAAGAACTCTGACCACTACCCCCATATCAAATATCTTGCAGAAATTAAGTACGGCCTGCAAACTCAGTGTGTCGTGTACGACAAAAGAATTACAACGCCTAGCTTTCAAAAAAACGTAATACGCAAGATAAAGGCAAAGCTTGGCTACGTTGACAAAGCTATGCCAGCGACTATCAATGAATTTGTTTTCAAGGATGTCCTAGTTATGGGCGCCGACGTCAGCCACCACAGCCCCAATGACTCGAAGCCATCCGTCGCCGCCATCGTCGCCAGCATTGACGACCGCGCCTCTCGCTACGTCGCCGTGATTCGTCCTCAGGAGAAGGCCAACGATAAGAAACGCGTCGAAATAATTTTGTACATGAAGAGCGTGGTCGAAGAACTCTTTGGTCACTACAAGAAAGAAAATCCGGGGAAAATTCCGAAACATATACTTCTCTACCGCGACGGCGTGAGCGAGGGAGAGTTCGAAAAAGTTCGCACTCACGAGCTAGCAGACTTGCAAAGCGCGTGTACAGAGGTGTTCCAATGTATCCCACAAATCACGTTTTTGACTGTTCAGAAGCGGCACAGAACCCGCTTCATGCGCGGACATGACTCCAACGTACCTCCAGGCACGGTCGTCGAGACGACCATCACGCGACCTGCGGATAACGAGTTTTTTCTGTGCTCTCACACTCCCATCCAAGGCACAGCTCGGCCCGCCCACTACCGCGTGATCGCTGACGATTACGGATTCAAACCGGAAACTCTACAGAAGATCACGTTCAGCCTGTGTCATATGTACGCACGCTGCGTTACGCCGGTGTCCATCCCAGCGCCCGTCTATTACGCCCACCTTGCCGCAGCTCGCGCAAGCTGCTACATGAAGGTCACTCAAGTCGATACGAATCCCATCATTATCGAGAAAGACTTGAGAGACCAGATGTTCTTCATCTAA